In Oryza sativa Japonica Group chromosome 1, ASM3414082v1, the genomic stretch tctcttccCTGGTGGTGGTTGTCTCGCATTGTGCATCGCAGCTTTTGCTTTTGTGCCATGGCCTTAACCATCATCAGTATCTGCGCTGCTGGTGAGCATATTTGGTTTCTTTTCGAAGGCAGCCGCATGAGGGGTGCAGAACTGCAGATGTAATGTTAGGTGAGATATCTATCTATGATGCGGTGCCATGCGCTGGAGCATTTAAGGAGATCGCCCGGCTGCAAGGGAATCTTGCCATCTCCCGTTGGCAGTTCTTGTTGAAACAGTTTCTTGGAGTTGTCTGACAACTGTTTTTCTTTATGATGGTTTGTCAGTCCTAAGTGTAAGTGCGGTGCTTAGGGCACAGTGGCAAAGGGTAGTAGAAGTTCTTGTTAAGATAATTGGGTGTGTGCTTTTATTAAAACAGGGGAGAGGAGTGGTGATAGCTGCCTTGTGATGTGATTTGGGTGGTTGCTTTTGTCATATGCAGATGATCCCAACTGCCCCgtttagaaaataaactaaagcAGATTAGCCTGATGGTGAGTCCTACGGCTTTGACTAGAGGAAGAGAACATGAGCCACGTGTATTTTATTTGGGACGGGAGATTACCATGTAGCAGTTGAGAAATGTGATGTGCCCTGCATAGAGTTGACTCACTCTGTGAgcatttctccttttttttttcttttatcctgAGAAAGAGGTTGCATCAGCATCAAGTGTTGATCATGGGAATTATTAGCGGTTATTCTGAGGTGATGGCTAGCTACAAACTAGAGAGCTGTTAAACTCTGTTCTGAAACTCTAAAGCAATTCTTGTAGTATTGTACAAATCCACGTTGTTTATTGGACCTAATACTGCTGGTATTTAGCCATTTGTGTAATTTGATGTGTCAAACCCCTGTCAGGTCATATCAGTTATActtgtatatattataaatatttgcTGTGGTTAGCTGGCCTAGGAATTTGTCCTTGAAATTATCTAAGACAATCCCAATATGAAAAGTATCAACACGGAAACACTACTTCTAGATGTTAATAGTAGCAAGCATCTTGTTCATTCAACTCTAGTAGTGTTAGATTATTTTCTGTGCAAAACAGTCGCTCCTCATCTTCAAGATTTtagcatatttattttttaaatttggcaATTGGTGCTGAAAGTATATCTAAGGGCAGAGTTTATGCTTCATGTTTCCTAACCTTTTATTCCTTCTTTCTACTTGCACTTTACTATATTCTTGCTGTTACGCACCACATTGAtttactttctttttctttttctcatgcTAGAGGAGTGAAGAGCTGATGGGAAAGATTGGTTTCTAGTGTTGGACCAGTTTGTTTCCAACAAGCATCAACCATGCAAGATCATATACTTACAGCTTTTCTGGTTGTTTCTCTCCTCTTTGCATGCATTCCTCCTGCCAAGAGTGCTGATCTGAACTCCGACAAGCAGGCTCTTCTTGCATTTGCTGCCTCACTGCCACATGGCAGGAAGCTCAACTGGAGCTCTGCAGCCCCAGTCTGCACTTCATGGGTTGGGGTGACTTGCACACCAGACAATAGCCGCGTGCAAACACTACGCCTACCAGCAGTAGGGCTCTTTGGCCCGCTACCCTCAGACACGCTTGGCAAGCTTGATGCCCTGGAGGTATTGAGCCTTAGGTCCAATCGCATCACTGTTGATCTCCCTCCTGAAGTAGGATCCATTCCTTCTCTCCATTCCCTATATCTTCAGCATAATAACCTATCCGGGATCATACCGACTTCCCTTACTTCCACTTTAACATTTCTAGATCTGTCATACAACACTTTTGATGGAGAAATCCCATTGAGAGTGCAAAATCTCACTCAACTTACTGCATTGCTTCTCCAGAATAACTCTCTTTCTGGACCCATCCCTGACCTCCAACTCCCAAAATTGAGGCATTTGAATTTGAGCAACAATAACCTCAGTGGGCCAATACCACCTTCCTTGCAAAGATTCCCAGCCAATTCCTTCTTGGGGAATGCTTTTCTATGTGGGTTTCCTTTACAACCTTGCCCTGGGACTGCACCTtcaccttctccttctccaaCATCACCATCACCCGGCAAGGCCAAGAAGGGCTTCTGGAAAAGGATCAGAACTGGTGTTATAATTGCACTTGCTGCCGCAGGAGGGGTATTGTTGCTAATCTTGATTGTTTTACTCTTGATATGTATTTTCAAGAGAAAGAAAAGCACAGAACCTACTACAGCTTCTTCGTCAAAAGGAAAAACTGTTGCTGGTGGAAGGGGAGAAAATCCTAAGGAGGAGTACAGCAGTGGTGTTCAGGAAGCTGAGAGGAATAAATTGGTTTTCTTTGAGGGCTGTTCATATAATTTTGACCTAGAGGATTTGCTGAGAGCTTCAGCTGAAGTCCTTGGAAAAGGGAGTTACGGAACTACTTATAAAGCTGTTCTTGAGGATGGCACCACAGTTGTGGTCAAGAGATTGAAGGAGGTGGTCGTGGGGAAGAAGGATTTTGAACAGCAGATGGAGATAGTTGGCAGGGTTGGCCAGCACCAGAATGTTGTCCCATTGCGTGCCTACTATTACTCCAAGGATGAGAAGCTACTGGTGTATGACTATATCCCATCTGGTAGCCTTGCTGTTGTTTTGCATGGTATGCATTTTTCCTCTTTTACATTTGAACTATTTACCTATCTatttctgaaatctgaacatTTAGACTATGGAGGGCTCCTGCTTTTATTCTTAGATGATGTATAACATTCTTGTAAAATCATGCCATTTAGAAGGAACCAAGGAAACCTGTTTCTCCTCCGGGTTATTCTCTCATTTTTCCATTCATAAGTCGTAACCATAGGTTTGGAAATACATCCATCAATAGTACTCACTGTAAGCAGTGAATTTAGACTTAAACAGTCCGCTTTGATCCATGCTAGCTTTtgcataagcataagccaaaCCGCTGAAGTGAAATGACATGGTTGATGATAAATACTTGTAGGGAATAAAGCTACTGGAAAAGCTCCATTGGATTGGGAGACGAGGGTAAAGATATCTCTTGGTGTGGCTCGTGGAATTGCTCATCTTCATGCTGAGGGAGGCGGGAAGTTCATCCATGGCAACCTCAAGTCATCAAACATCCTTCTGTCACAGAACCTCGACGGCTGTGTCTCTGAGTTTGGGCTGGCACAGCTTATGACCATTCCACCAGCTCCAGCACGCCTTGTCGGATATCGTGCACCAGAAGTCCTCGAGACTAAAAAGCCAACCCAGAAGTCTGATGTCTACAGCTTCGGTGTGTTGGTCCTCGAAATGCTGACAGGAAAAGCGCCTCTGAGATCTCCTGGACGAGAGGACTCCATTGAGCACTTGCCAAGGTGGGTGCAGTCTGTGGTCCGGGAAGAATGGACCGCGGAGGTTTTTGACGTCGACTTGTTAAGGCATCCCAACATTGAGGATGAGATGGTTCAGATGCTCCAGGTTGCAATGGCATGTGTTGCCGCCCCCCCTGATCAACGGCCAAAAATGGACGAGGTGATCAGGAGGATCGTTGAGATCCGGAATTCCTACTCCGGGTCAAGAACACCACCGGAGGAGAAGCAGAAGGATGAATCTGCAGCGCCATGAGCGCCATTGTTTAGCAAAGGTAGCTGCTAGCTAGGCTGCATAGTTACTGGCTTATAGAGAGCTTCAGCAAAGTTGATAGCCGCTTGCTTTAGTGAGGTTTTTCTGCTGATTTCTGATCTTCtttagataattttttttgggatttAATTCTCACAGTAGTGATCTGTTGGTCATTACCATTGTTCCATTCCAGTTAAATCAGTAGCTCTTCTGATTTTTCATAGGGTGATGTTCAGTGTTCTGTAATTTGACATGCCTTTTTTTCCAGTGTGATTAATGAATTGAGTTTTCCTTGCGATTTCGGCTTTGTCAGAAATTGGACCAATTGGACCTGTGTATATTCAGGCTATCTAGTACATGTATTATCTTGCAAAGCATCTCCGCTGTTCATATTCCTTAACCTGGTACTTTTCAAAGTTCAAACACCATAAAACATCCCAACTTGTAAAACATTACAAGTTGGTGAAATCCACAGCTGGTGTAATCTCTGGTTTTTTAGTAAAAGATTTTACGCGCCCAATGCATGTAAATTCCAGAACAAAAAACAAATCTCTTCTGGAGCATGTTTTGTAATTTCAATATGTTAGAATGCTGTTTTTATATCTGTTTAGAAGGATAACGACCTGGCATTACTTTTCAGTTCCAGTTCCATTTTCGATGTCAATAGCATGACAACATTGTTCTGAAGGCAATTAAGAAAATATTCAACAGAATCaaaacagatatatatatatatatatatatatatatatatatatgagcaaAGGTAATATCTACAGGACTTGATCACAGGTATCGGCAAATTGTTTTTTAGCAACAGGCACCTCTAGGCGTATCCTCCTGTAGCTCGCATTGGTCAAGCATTCGCCTGTTTCCTTGCAGTTTCTACGAAGATTTCCACTGGAACTCAATCTGAATCTGGCCACGCTTTGAGTTGATGAGATCGTACATTTCAATGATCCGTTTGTTGATGATCACATCTGCGAGGCTAATATCAATGTGGCCTAAACTTTCCTGATAAAAAGAAACGCATCAGTGTAATACATTTGCAGTAGTCTTCAATTTATTTGGCAGAATTCAAGCAAGTAAATCTTGACAATTACAGTAATGTTTCCAACCATATGGATACACTCATTGAAGTAGATAATCCACAAGAAGACAACGCAGCAACATATTTCGAGTAGAGACAATGCTAGTTCAGCTACGagaatacttcctccgttccaaaataaatcaactcgTAGAGTTTgaaatttgtcctaaaataaaccaacttctAACTTCTTACCTACCACCAATCTGCAAATCGAGAAATTTTATTACTTCAATACCCCTCACCTACCTATCAATCAATATAACTTTTACATTAATTAAAGGTATTATGATCTTTTATTTCTTTCCAACATAGTTTCTTGGGATGCTagggtttggttttttttgatagagggagtactagatTATCGTAGGCGTGTTCCCTAAGCTCTTATAGGTGCGATTTTTGGAAGAACTTTCTATATAGATATTTCTTAAAATGCTTTTCTAAATCcattttttaacttttaaataattatttcGGTAGTTACTGCCACTAAATAATTGTTATAATCTATCATCTAAAATGAATGGGGCCTAACTGGCAGAATTTCATGAACAAAACTATACCTTATTGCGTATCAACGCTTTTTTGGTACCTAGGACTTCAACATGTAGCTTATCATTTGCAGGGGTTTCCTCACACTCAAACTCAAATTCTTCCTTCCATCGTGGATTCCTGTTCTCTTTGACCACCTACAAAGAGAGGAAGAATTTTGtgggtttttattttttttgtggggcATGGGATAATATCATAGTCCAGTGGTGATATTGTACTGAAGTGCATAATATTTTAAAGATTAATACCTTTGTTTTCTTCTCTACTCCTTTGAAAGTTAGTTTTACATATGGATTCGTGTTACATTTTCCTTCAAGTTCTTTAGCTTCATGAACAACAACATAAAGCAGCCCTCCAGGATCTTCTTTCTGTATATTGCCTTCCTTGAAAGGCTTATATGTCAGCTCCAGAGTAATTTCACCAGCAGACTTCTCATTCTGTATACCATTCGGTTCCATGGTCTTAATCAAGTTATCAGTTATAACTTCAGTCCCTGGGGTAAGTTTTTTCAGCGAAATCTTGCACATGCCCAATTTTTCATCCTTTCCAAACTGGCCatataaaaaggaaataaatCTGCAGTATTTAGTAACATGGAACAAGAGAAGAATAACACAGGAAATGCTAAGTATTCCATGCCTGTTCCCAGTCGAAGACATTAATATCCAGTTCCTGAGTTTCAGGGTCTCTGATGACAAACTTGAACTCTTGATTCCACTCTGGATTAAGGTTACTGTGCTTCACTGCTGTTTTCTTGGATGGAAGCTTGCTACCTGACATCTTGAGCTTCACATACGGATCTCGTTTACCCAACGGACCCTTCTCTCGAAGATTTTGAGCTCTTAAAACTTTCACTAATAGAATACCAACAGGCTTTTTAGAAGCCCTGCGAATATATGGAGATAAATCAGTAACAGTTATTTCAAGAAAACAGTCAGTGATAAAGACTTTACTTTGAGGGATCCATTATAGGCACTTCAAGGGTCTTTGGCCATAAAAACATGCTAGCAACTTGATCCATGATGGTCTCCtgcaaaagccaaaaaaaaaagtggtcaCAACCTTTAGTATTTTTACTGAATTGGTTCACTGGTCCAACCAGCGGGAATGTTTAGCAAGTTTAATGAAAATTTCAGTGCTATTACCATATTTTCACACAAAAAGTTTCAAATCAATAGTGAGGAATACCTGAACAAATTTGTAAAGAACAGGAATAGCCATTACATCTGCTCCAAGAAGTTTTA encodes the following:
- the LOC4327447 gene encoding probable inactive receptor kinase At5g58300, which translates into the protein MQDHILTAFLVVSLLFACIPPAKSADLNSDKQALLAFAASLPHGRKLNWSSAAPVCTSWVGVTCTPDNSRVQTLRLPAVGLFGPLPSDTLGKLDALEVLSLRSNRITVDLPPEVGSIPSLHSLYLQHNNLSGIIPTSLTSTLTFLDLSYNTFDGEIPLRVQNLTQLTALLLQNNSLSGPIPDLQLPKLRHLNLSNNNLSGPIPPSLQRFPANSFLGNAFLCGFPLQPCPGTAPSPSPSPTSPSPGKAKKGFWKRIRTGVIIALAAAGGVLLLILIVLLLICIFKRKKSTEPTTASSSKGKTVAGGRGENPKEEYSSGVQEAERNKLVFFEGCSYNFDLEDLLRASAEVLGKGSYGTTYKAVLEDGTTVVVKRLKEVVVGKKDFEQQMEIVGRVGQHQNVVPLRAYYYSKDEKLLVYDYIPSGSLAVVLHGNKATGKAPLDWETRVKISLGVARGIAHLHAEGGGKFIHGNLKSSNILLSQNLDGCVSEFGLAQLMTIPPAPARLVGYRAPEVLETKKPTQKSDVYSFGVLVLEMLTGKAPLRSPGREDSIEHLPRWVQSVVREEWTAEVFDVDLLRHPNIEDEMVQMLQVAMACVAAPPDQRPKMDEVIRRIVEIRNSYSGSRTPPEEKQKDESAAP
- the LOC4327448 gene encoding synaptotagmin-2, giving the protein MGIVSMVLSFIGFCIGFSVGIVIGYFLFIYFQPTDVKNVKVRPLVEYDSDSLDDTLPEIPLWLKNPDYDRLDWLNRFLELMWPYLNKAICRIAQDVANPIIAKNKEKYKIDYIKFETFTLGSLPPTFQGVKVQVTNEQELVMEPSLKWAGNPNTTVVVKAYGLKATIQVVDMQVFVLPRITLKPLVSSFPCFANILVSLMEKPHVDFGLKLLGADVMAIPVLYKFVQETIMDQVASMFLWPKTLEVPIMDPSKASKKPVGILLVKVLRAQNLREKGPLGKRDPYVKLKMSGSKLPSKKTAVKHSNLNPEWNQEFKFVIRDPETQELDINVFDWEQFGKDEKLGMCKISLKKLTPGTEVITDNLIKTMEPNGIQNEKSAGEITLELTYKPFKEGNIQKEDPGGLLYVVVHEAKELEGKCNTNPYVKLTFKGVEKKTKVVKENRNPRWKEEFEFECEETPANDKLHVEVLGTKKALIRNKESLGHIDISLADVIINKRIIEMYDLINSKRGQIQIEFQWKSS